One window of Microtus pennsylvanicus isolate mMicPen1 chromosome X, mMicPen1.hap1, whole genome shotgun sequence genomic DNA carries:
- the Pdzd4 gene encoding PDZ domain-containing protein 4 isoform X1, translating to MGCNMCVVQKPEEQYKVMLQVNGKELSKLSQEQTLEALRASKEPLVIQVLRRSPRLRGDSSCHDLQLVDSGTQTDITFEHIMALGKLRPPTPPMGILEPYVLSELPPISHEYYDPAEFMEGGPQEAERMDELEYEEVELCKNSHQDKLGLMVCYRTDDEEDLGIYVGEVNPNSIAAKDGRIREGDRIIQINGMDVQNREEAVAILSQEENTNISLLVARPESQLAKRWKDSDRDDFLDDFGSENEGDLRARKLKSPPAPQTGNDEKGAPDGGPGLSNSQELDSGVGRTDESTRNEESSEHDLLGDEPPSTTNTPGSLRKFGLQGDALQSRDFHFSMDSLLAEGAGLGGADLPGLTDEEYERYRELLEIKCHLENGNQLGNFFSRASSGNGALDVNRNESLGHEMAMLEEELRHLEFKCRNILRAQKMQQLRERCMKAWLQEEESLYDLAASEPKKHELSDISELPEKSDKDSTSAYNTGESCRSTPLLMEPLPEIPLKRSAAGNSNLNRTPSGPPVTAHPKGASSPGSPAKFRSLSRDPEVGRRQHSEERVRRSTKTGVTLERVVPEGSPYLSRRHRGQESEHYQSCVQLTPPRTLEDLGHGSLSLASGPRVGGVVAAAVEVPRMEWKVKVRSDGTRYVAKRPVRDRLLKARALKIREERSGMTTDDDAVSEMKMGRYWSKEERKQHLIRAREQRKRREFMMQSRLECLREQQNGDSKPELNIIALSHRKTMKKRNKKILDNWITIQEMLAHGARSADGKRIYNPLLSVTTV from the exons GTGAACGGGAAGGAGCTCTCCAAGCTGTCTCAGGAGCAAACCCTAGAGGCCCTGCGTGCCTCCAAGGAGCCCCTGGTGATCCAGGTGCTGAGACGCAGCCCCCGTCTGCGGGGGGACAGCTCCTGCCATGACCTTCAGCTGGTGGACAGTGGCACTCAGACCGACATCACCTTCGAGCATATCATGGCACTGGGCAAGCTGcgcccacccaccccacccatgGGCATCTTGGAGCCGTACGTCCTCTCTGAGCT CCCCCCCATCAGCCATGAGTATTATGACCCAGCGGAGTTCATGGAGGGCGGCCCGCAGGAGGCAGAGCGAATGGACGAGCTGGAGTACGAG GAGGTGGAGCTGTGTAAAAACAGTCACCAAGACAAGCTGGGCCTGATGGTGTGCTACCGCACAGATGATGAGGAAGACCTGGGCATCTACGTTGGAGAG GTAAATCCCAACAGCATTGCAGCCAAAGACGGCCGGATCCGTGAGGGAGACCGAATCATCCAG ATTAATGGAATGGATGTCCAGAACCGAGAGGAGGCAGTAGCCATCCTGAGCCAGGAAGAGAACACCAACATCTCCCTGCTGGTGGCCCGGCCTGAGAGCCAG CTAGCAAAGCGGTGGAAAGACAGTGACAGAGATGACTTCCTAGATGACTTTGGGTCTGAGAATGAAGGGGATCTTCGTGCTAGGAAGCTGAAGTCACCCCCTGCCCCGCAG ACTGGAAATGATGAGAAGGGTGCTCCTGATGGGGGCCCAGGCTTGAGCAACAGCCAGGAGCTGGACAGCGGGGTGGGCCGGACTGATGAGAGTACCCGGAATGAAGAGAGCTCTGAACATGACCTGCTGGGGGATGAGCCCCCCAGCACCACCAATACCCCTGGAAGCCTGCGCAAGTTTGGCCTGCAAGGGGATGCCCTGCAGAGCAGGGACTTCCACTTCAGCATGGACTCTCTGCTGGCTGAGGGGGCAGGACTGGGTGGGGCTGACCTGCCTGGGCTCACTGATGAGGAGTATGAACGCTACCGGGAACTACTGGAGATCAAGTGCCACCTGGAGAATGGCAACCAGCTAGGCAACTTCTTCTCCCGGGCCTCCAGTGGCAACGGTGCCCTGGACGTCAACCGAAATGAGAGCCTAGGCCATGAGATGGCCATGCTGGAAGAGGAGCTTCGGCACCTAGAGTTCAAGTGCCGCAACATTTTGCGGGCACAGAAGATGCAGCAGTTGCGGGAGCGCTGTATGAAGGCTtggctgcaggaggaggagagcctCTATGACCTGGCAGCCAGTGAGCCCAAAAAGCACGAGCTGTCTGATATCTCTGAACTGCCAGAGAAATCAGATAAGGATAGCACCAGCGCCTACAACACTGGGGAGAGCTGCCGGAGCACTCCGCTGCTCATGGAGCCTTTGCCTGAGATCCCCCTGAAGCGATCTGCTGCGGGCAATTCCAATTTGAACCGGACCCCTTCTGGCCCTCCTGTCACCGCCCACCCCAAAGGGGCTTCTTCACCTGGAAGCCCTGCCAAGTTCCGATCACTCTCTCGGGATCCTGAGGTGGGCCGGAGACAGCACTCAGAGGAGCGTGTCCGACGCAGCACCAAGACAGGTGTTACTCTGGAGCGTGTAGTTCCCGAAGGCAGCCCTTACCTCTCCAGGCGTCATCGTGGCCAGGAGAGTGAGCATTACCAGAGCTGTGTGCAGTTGACCCCGCCACGTACCCTGGAGGATCTGGGCCATGGCTCCTTGAGCTTGGCTAGTGGTCCTCGGGTGGGTGGGGTGGTGGCCGCAGCTGTCGAAGTACCCCGCATGGAATGGAAGGTGAAGGTGCGAAGTGATGGAACCCGCTATGTGGCCAAGCGGCCTGTGCGAGATCGGCTGCTGAAGGCTAGGGCCCTGAAAATACGGGAAGAGCGCAGCGGCATGACCACTGATGATGATGCAGTGAGTGAGATGAAGATGGGCCGCTACTGGAGcaaggaagagaggaagcagCACCTGATCCGAGCACGGGAGCAGCGGAAGAGGCGTGAGTTCATGATGCAGAGCCGCCTGGAGTGTCTGAGGGAGCAGCAAAATGGCGACAGCAAGCCTGAGCTCAACATTATTGCCCTGAGCCACCGTAAGACCAtgaagaagagaaacaagaagaTCCTGGACAACTGGATCACCATCCAAGAGATGCTGGCCCACGGTGCCCGCTCAGCTGATGGAAAAAGAATCTATAACCCTCTGCTCTCTGTCACCACTGTCTGA
- the Pdzd4 gene encoding PDZ domain-containing protein 4 isoform X4, translated as MGCNMCVVQKPEEQYKVMLQEVELCKNSHQDKLGLMVCYRTDDEEDLGIYVGEVNPNSIAAKDGRIREGDRIIQINGMDVQNREEAVAILSQEENTNISLLVARPESQLAKRWKDSDRDDFLDDFGSENEGDLRARKLKSPPAPQTGNDEKGAPDGGPGLSNSQELDSGVGRTDESTRNEESSEHDLLGDEPPSTTNTPGSLRKFGLQGDALQSRDFHFSMDSLLAEGAGLGGADLPGLTDEEYERYRELLEIKCHLENGNQLGNFFSRASSGNGALDVNRNESLGHEMAMLEEELRHLEFKCRNILRAQKMQQLRERCMKAWLQEEESLYDLAASEPKKHELSDISELPEKSDKDSTSAYNTGESCRSTPLLMEPLPEIPLKRSAAGNSNLNRTPSGPPVTAHPKGASSPGSPAKFRSLSRDPEVGRRQHSEERVRRSTKTGVTLERVVPEGSPYLSRRHRGQESEHYQSCVQLTPPRTLEDLGHGSLSLASGPRVGGVVAAAVEVPRMEWKVKVRSDGTRYVAKRPVRDRLLKARALKIREERSGMTTDDDAVSEMKMGRYWSKEERKQHLIRAREQRKRREFMMQSRLECLREQQNGDSKPELNIIALSHRKTMKKRNKKILDNWITIQEMLAHGARSADGKRIYNPLLSVTTV; from the exons GAGGTGGAGCTGTGTAAAAACAGTCACCAAGACAAGCTGGGCCTGATGGTGTGCTACCGCACAGATGATGAGGAAGACCTGGGCATCTACGTTGGAGAG GTAAATCCCAACAGCATTGCAGCCAAAGACGGCCGGATCCGTGAGGGAGACCGAATCATCCAG ATTAATGGAATGGATGTCCAGAACCGAGAGGAGGCAGTAGCCATCCTGAGCCAGGAAGAGAACACCAACATCTCCCTGCTGGTGGCCCGGCCTGAGAGCCAG CTAGCAAAGCGGTGGAAAGACAGTGACAGAGATGACTTCCTAGATGACTTTGGGTCTGAGAATGAAGGGGATCTTCGTGCTAGGAAGCTGAAGTCACCCCCTGCCCCGCAG ACTGGAAATGATGAGAAGGGTGCTCCTGATGGGGGCCCAGGCTTGAGCAACAGCCAGGAGCTGGACAGCGGGGTGGGCCGGACTGATGAGAGTACCCGGAATGAAGAGAGCTCTGAACATGACCTGCTGGGGGATGAGCCCCCCAGCACCACCAATACCCCTGGAAGCCTGCGCAAGTTTGGCCTGCAAGGGGATGCCCTGCAGAGCAGGGACTTCCACTTCAGCATGGACTCTCTGCTGGCTGAGGGGGCAGGACTGGGTGGGGCTGACCTGCCTGGGCTCACTGATGAGGAGTATGAACGCTACCGGGAACTACTGGAGATCAAGTGCCACCTGGAGAATGGCAACCAGCTAGGCAACTTCTTCTCCCGGGCCTCCAGTGGCAACGGTGCCCTGGACGTCAACCGAAATGAGAGCCTAGGCCATGAGATGGCCATGCTGGAAGAGGAGCTTCGGCACCTAGAGTTCAAGTGCCGCAACATTTTGCGGGCACAGAAGATGCAGCAGTTGCGGGAGCGCTGTATGAAGGCTtggctgcaggaggaggagagcctCTATGACCTGGCAGCCAGTGAGCCCAAAAAGCACGAGCTGTCTGATATCTCTGAACTGCCAGAGAAATCAGATAAGGATAGCACCAGCGCCTACAACACTGGGGAGAGCTGCCGGAGCACTCCGCTGCTCATGGAGCCTTTGCCTGAGATCCCCCTGAAGCGATCTGCTGCGGGCAATTCCAATTTGAACCGGACCCCTTCTGGCCCTCCTGTCACCGCCCACCCCAAAGGGGCTTCTTCACCTGGAAGCCCTGCCAAGTTCCGATCACTCTCTCGGGATCCTGAGGTGGGCCGGAGACAGCACTCAGAGGAGCGTGTCCGACGCAGCACCAAGACAGGTGTTACTCTGGAGCGTGTAGTTCCCGAAGGCAGCCCTTACCTCTCCAGGCGTCATCGTGGCCAGGAGAGTGAGCATTACCAGAGCTGTGTGCAGTTGACCCCGCCACGTACCCTGGAGGATCTGGGCCATGGCTCCTTGAGCTTGGCTAGTGGTCCTCGGGTGGGTGGGGTGGTGGCCGCAGCTGTCGAAGTACCCCGCATGGAATGGAAGGTGAAGGTGCGAAGTGATGGAACCCGCTATGTGGCCAAGCGGCCTGTGCGAGATCGGCTGCTGAAGGCTAGGGCCCTGAAAATACGGGAAGAGCGCAGCGGCATGACCACTGATGATGATGCAGTGAGTGAGATGAAGATGGGCCGCTACTGGAGcaaggaagagaggaagcagCACCTGATCCGAGCACGGGAGCAGCGGAAGAGGCGTGAGTTCATGATGCAGAGCCGCCTGGAGTGTCTGAGGGAGCAGCAAAATGGCGACAGCAAGCCTGAGCTCAACATTATTGCCCTGAGCCACCGTAAGACCAtgaagaagagaaacaagaagaTCCTGGACAACTGGATCACCATCCAAGAGATGCTGGCCCACGGTGCCCGCTCAGCTGATGGAAAAAGAATCTATAACCCTCTGCTCTCTGTCACCACTGTCTGA
- the Pdzd4 gene encoding PDZ domain-containing protein 4 isoform X5, with amino-acid sequence MGCNMCVVQKPEEQYKVMLQEVELCKNSHQDKLGLMVCYRTDDEEDLGIYVGEINGMDVQNREEAVAILSQEENTNISLLVARPESQLAKRWKDSDRDDFLDDFGSENEGDLRARKLKSPPAPQTGNDEKGAPDGGPGLSNSQELDSGVGRTDESTRNEESSEHDLLGDEPPSTTNTPGSLRKFGLQGDALQSRDFHFSMDSLLAEGAGLGGADLPGLTDEEYERYRELLEIKCHLENGNQLGNFFSRASSGNGALDVNRNESLGHEMAMLEEELRHLEFKCRNILRAQKMQQLRERCMKAWLQEEESLYDLAASEPKKHELSDISELPEKSDKDSTSAYNTGESCRSTPLLMEPLPEIPLKRSAAGNSNLNRTPSGPPVTAHPKGASSPGSPAKFRSLSRDPEVGRRQHSEERVRRSTKTGVTLERVVPEGSPYLSRRHRGQESEHYQSCVQLTPPRTLEDLGHGSLSLASGPRVGGVVAAAVEVPRMEWKVKVRSDGTRYVAKRPVRDRLLKARALKIREERSGMTTDDDAVSEMKMGRYWSKEERKQHLIRAREQRKRREFMMQSRLECLREQQNGDSKPELNIIALSHRKTMKKRNKKILDNWITIQEMLAHGARSADGKRIYNPLLSVTTV; translated from the exons GAGGTGGAGCTGTGTAAAAACAGTCACCAAGACAAGCTGGGCCTGATGGTGTGCTACCGCACAGATGATGAGGAAGACCTGGGCATCTACGTTGGAGAG ATTAATGGAATGGATGTCCAGAACCGAGAGGAGGCAGTAGCCATCCTGAGCCAGGAAGAGAACACCAACATCTCCCTGCTGGTGGCCCGGCCTGAGAGCCAG CTAGCAAAGCGGTGGAAAGACAGTGACAGAGATGACTTCCTAGATGACTTTGGGTCTGAGAATGAAGGGGATCTTCGTGCTAGGAAGCTGAAGTCACCCCCTGCCCCGCAG ACTGGAAATGATGAGAAGGGTGCTCCTGATGGGGGCCCAGGCTTGAGCAACAGCCAGGAGCTGGACAGCGGGGTGGGCCGGACTGATGAGAGTACCCGGAATGAAGAGAGCTCTGAACATGACCTGCTGGGGGATGAGCCCCCCAGCACCACCAATACCCCTGGAAGCCTGCGCAAGTTTGGCCTGCAAGGGGATGCCCTGCAGAGCAGGGACTTCCACTTCAGCATGGACTCTCTGCTGGCTGAGGGGGCAGGACTGGGTGGGGCTGACCTGCCTGGGCTCACTGATGAGGAGTATGAACGCTACCGGGAACTACTGGAGATCAAGTGCCACCTGGAGAATGGCAACCAGCTAGGCAACTTCTTCTCCCGGGCCTCCAGTGGCAACGGTGCCCTGGACGTCAACCGAAATGAGAGCCTAGGCCATGAGATGGCCATGCTGGAAGAGGAGCTTCGGCACCTAGAGTTCAAGTGCCGCAACATTTTGCGGGCACAGAAGATGCAGCAGTTGCGGGAGCGCTGTATGAAGGCTtggctgcaggaggaggagagcctCTATGACCTGGCAGCCAGTGAGCCCAAAAAGCACGAGCTGTCTGATATCTCTGAACTGCCAGAGAAATCAGATAAGGATAGCACCAGCGCCTACAACACTGGGGAGAGCTGCCGGAGCACTCCGCTGCTCATGGAGCCTTTGCCTGAGATCCCCCTGAAGCGATCTGCTGCGGGCAATTCCAATTTGAACCGGACCCCTTCTGGCCCTCCTGTCACCGCCCACCCCAAAGGGGCTTCTTCACCTGGAAGCCCTGCCAAGTTCCGATCACTCTCTCGGGATCCTGAGGTGGGCCGGAGACAGCACTCAGAGGAGCGTGTCCGACGCAGCACCAAGACAGGTGTTACTCTGGAGCGTGTAGTTCCCGAAGGCAGCCCTTACCTCTCCAGGCGTCATCGTGGCCAGGAGAGTGAGCATTACCAGAGCTGTGTGCAGTTGACCCCGCCACGTACCCTGGAGGATCTGGGCCATGGCTCCTTGAGCTTGGCTAGTGGTCCTCGGGTGGGTGGGGTGGTGGCCGCAGCTGTCGAAGTACCCCGCATGGAATGGAAGGTGAAGGTGCGAAGTGATGGAACCCGCTATGTGGCCAAGCGGCCTGTGCGAGATCGGCTGCTGAAGGCTAGGGCCCTGAAAATACGGGAAGAGCGCAGCGGCATGACCACTGATGATGATGCAGTGAGTGAGATGAAGATGGGCCGCTACTGGAGcaaggaagagaggaagcagCACCTGATCCGAGCACGGGAGCAGCGGAAGAGGCGTGAGTTCATGATGCAGAGCCGCCTGGAGTGTCTGAGGGAGCAGCAAAATGGCGACAGCAAGCCTGAGCTCAACATTATTGCCCTGAGCCACCGTAAGACCAtgaagaagagaaacaagaagaTCCTGGACAACTGGATCACCATCCAAGAGATGCTGGCCCACGGTGCCCGCTCAGCTGATGGAAAAAGAATCTATAACCCTCTGCTCTCTGTCACCACTGTCTGA
- the Pdzd4 gene encoding PDZ domain-containing protein 4 isoform X3, with the protein MGCNMCVVQKPEEQYKVMLQVNGKELSKLSQEQTLEALRASKEPLVIQVLRRSPRLRGDSSCHDLQLVDSGTQTDITFEHIMALGKLRPPTPPMGILEPYVLSELPPISHEYYDPAEFMEGGPQEAERMDELEYEEVELCKNSHQDKLGLMVCYRTDDEEDLGIYVGEINGMDVQNREEAVAILSQEENTNISLLVARPESQLAKRWKDSDRDDFLDDFGSENEGDLRARKLKSPPAPQTGNDEKGAPDGGPGLSNSQELDSGVGRTDESTRNEESSEHDLLGDEPPSTTNTPGSLRKFGLQGDALQSRDFHFSMDSLLAEGAGLGGADLPGLTDEEYERYRELLEIKCHLENGNQLGNFFSRASSGNGALDVNRNESLGHEMAMLEEELRHLEFKCRNILRAQKMQQLRERCMKAWLQEEESLYDLAASEPKKHELSDISELPEKSDKDSTSAYNTGESCRSTPLLMEPLPEIPLKRSAAGNSNLNRTPSGPPVTAHPKGASSPGSPAKFRSLSRDPEVGRRQHSEERVRRSTKTGVTLERVVPEGSPYLSRRHRGQESEHYQSCVQLTPPRTLEDLGHGSLSLASGPRVGGVVAAAVEVPRMEWKVKVRSDGTRYVAKRPVRDRLLKARALKIREERSGMTTDDDAVSEMKMGRYWSKEERKQHLIRAREQRKRREFMMQSRLECLREQQNGDSKPELNIIALSHRKTMKKRNKKILDNWITIQEMLAHGARSADGKRIYNPLLSVTTV; encoded by the exons GTGAACGGGAAGGAGCTCTCCAAGCTGTCTCAGGAGCAAACCCTAGAGGCCCTGCGTGCCTCCAAGGAGCCCCTGGTGATCCAGGTGCTGAGACGCAGCCCCCGTCTGCGGGGGGACAGCTCCTGCCATGACCTTCAGCTGGTGGACAGTGGCACTCAGACCGACATCACCTTCGAGCATATCATGGCACTGGGCAAGCTGcgcccacccaccccacccatgGGCATCTTGGAGCCGTACGTCCTCTCTGAGCT CCCCCCCATCAGCCATGAGTATTATGACCCAGCGGAGTTCATGGAGGGCGGCCCGCAGGAGGCAGAGCGAATGGACGAGCTGGAGTACGAG GAGGTGGAGCTGTGTAAAAACAGTCACCAAGACAAGCTGGGCCTGATGGTGTGCTACCGCACAGATGATGAGGAAGACCTGGGCATCTACGTTGGAGAG ATTAATGGAATGGATGTCCAGAACCGAGAGGAGGCAGTAGCCATCCTGAGCCAGGAAGAGAACACCAACATCTCCCTGCTGGTGGCCCGGCCTGAGAGCCAG CTAGCAAAGCGGTGGAAAGACAGTGACAGAGATGACTTCCTAGATGACTTTGGGTCTGAGAATGAAGGGGATCTTCGTGCTAGGAAGCTGAAGTCACCCCCTGCCCCGCAG ACTGGAAATGATGAGAAGGGTGCTCCTGATGGGGGCCCAGGCTTGAGCAACAGCCAGGAGCTGGACAGCGGGGTGGGCCGGACTGATGAGAGTACCCGGAATGAAGAGAGCTCTGAACATGACCTGCTGGGGGATGAGCCCCCCAGCACCACCAATACCCCTGGAAGCCTGCGCAAGTTTGGCCTGCAAGGGGATGCCCTGCAGAGCAGGGACTTCCACTTCAGCATGGACTCTCTGCTGGCTGAGGGGGCAGGACTGGGTGGGGCTGACCTGCCTGGGCTCACTGATGAGGAGTATGAACGCTACCGGGAACTACTGGAGATCAAGTGCCACCTGGAGAATGGCAACCAGCTAGGCAACTTCTTCTCCCGGGCCTCCAGTGGCAACGGTGCCCTGGACGTCAACCGAAATGAGAGCCTAGGCCATGAGATGGCCATGCTGGAAGAGGAGCTTCGGCACCTAGAGTTCAAGTGCCGCAACATTTTGCGGGCACAGAAGATGCAGCAGTTGCGGGAGCGCTGTATGAAGGCTtggctgcaggaggaggagagcctCTATGACCTGGCAGCCAGTGAGCCCAAAAAGCACGAGCTGTCTGATATCTCTGAACTGCCAGAGAAATCAGATAAGGATAGCACCAGCGCCTACAACACTGGGGAGAGCTGCCGGAGCACTCCGCTGCTCATGGAGCCTTTGCCTGAGATCCCCCTGAAGCGATCTGCTGCGGGCAATTCCAATTTGAACCGGACCCCTTCTGGCCCTCCTGTCACCGCCCACCCCAAAGGGGCTTCTTCACCTGGAAGCCCTGCCAAGTTCCGATCACTCTCTCGGGATCCTGAGGTGGGCCGGAGACAGCACTCAGAGGAGCGTGTCCGACGCAGCACCAAGACAGGTGTTACTCTGGAGCGTGTAGTTCCCGAAGGCAGCCCTTACCTCTCCAGGCGTCATCGTGGCCAGGAGAGTGAGCATTACCAGAGCTGTGTGCAGTTGACCCCGCCACGTACCCTGGAGGATCTGGGCCATGGCTCCTTGAGCTTGGCTAGTGGTCCTCGGGTGGGTGGGGTGGTGGCCGCAGCTGTCGAAGTACCCCGCATGGAATGGAAGGTGAAGGTGCGAAGTGATGGAACCCGCTATGTGGCCAAGCGGCCTGTGCGAGATCGGCTGCTGAAGGCTAGGGCCCTGAAAATACGGGAAGAGCGCAGCGGCATGACCACTGATGATGATGCAGTGAGTGAGATGAAGATGGGCCGCTACTGGAGcaaggaagagaggaagcagCACCTGATCCGAGCACGGGAGCAGCGGAAGAGGCGTGAGTTCATGATGCAGAGCCGCCTGGAGTGTCTGAGGGAGCAGCAAAATGGCGACAGCAAGCCTGAGCTCAACATTATTGCCCTGAGCCACCGTAAGACCAtgaagaagagaaacaagaagaTCCTGGACAACTGGATCACCATCCAAGAGATGCTGGCCCACGGTGCCCGCTCAGCTGATGGAAAAAGAATCTATAACCCTCTGCTCTCTGTCACCACTGTCTGA
- the Pdzd4 gene encoding PDZ domain-containing protein 4 isoform X2 yields the protein MGCNMCVVQKPEEQYKVMLQVNGKELSKLSQEQTLEALRASKEPLVIQVLRRSPRLRGDSSCHDLQLVDSGTQTDITFEHIMALGKLRPPTPPMGILEPPPISHEYYDPAEFMEGGPQEAERMDELEYEEVELCKNSHQDKLGLMVCYRTDDEEDLGIYVGEVNPNSIAAKDGRIREGDRIIQINGMDVQNREEAVAILSQEENTNISLLVARPESQLAKRWKDSDRDDFLDDFGSENEGDLRARKLKSPPAPQTGNDEKGAPDGGPGLSNSQELDSGVGRTDESTRNEESSEHDLLGDEPPSTTNTPGSLRKFGLQGDALQSRDFHFSMDSLLAEGAGLGGADLPGLTDEEYERYRELLEIKCHLENGNQLGNFFSRASSGNGALDVNRNESLGHEMAMLEEELRHLEFKCRNILRAQKMQQLRERCMKAWLQEEESLYDLAASEPKKHELSDISELPEKSDKDSTSAYNTGESCRSTPLLMEPLPEIPLKRSAAGNSNLNRTPSGPPVTAHPKGASSPGSPAKFRSLSRDPEVGRRQHSEERVRRSTKTGVTLERVVPEGSPYLSRRHRGQESEHYQSCVQLTPPRTLEDLGHGSLSLASGPRVGGVVAAAVEVPRMEWKVKVRSDGTRYVAKRPVRDRLLKARALKIREERSGMTTDDDAVSEMKMGRYWSKEERKQHLIRAREQRKRREFMMQSRLECLREQQNGDSKPELNIIALSHRKTMKKRNKKILDNWITIQEMLAHGARSADGKRIYNPLLSVTTV from the exons GTGAACGGGAAGGAGCTCTCCAAGCTGTCTCAGGAGCAAACCCTAGAGGCCCTGCGTGCCTCCAAGGAGCCCCTGGTGATCCAGGTGCTGAGACGCAGCCCCCGTCTGCGGGGGGACAGCTCCTGCCATGACCTTCAGCTGGTGGACAGTGGCACTCAGACCGACATCACCTTCGAGCATATCATGGCACTGGGCAAGCTGcgcccacccaccccacccatgGGCATCTTGGAGCC CCCCCCCATCAGCCATGAGTATTATGACCCAGCGGAGTTCATGGAGGGCGGCCCGCAGGAGGCAGAGCGAATGGACGAGCTGGAGTACGAG GAGGTGGAGCTGTGTAAAAACAGTCACCAAGACAAGCTGGGCCTGATGGTGTGCTACCGCACAGATGATGAGGAAGACCTGGGCATCTACGTTGGAGAG GTAAATCCCAACAGCATTGCAGCCAAAGACGGCCGGATCCGTGAGGGAGACCGAATCATCCAG ATTAATGGAATGGATGTCCAGAACCGAGAGGAGGCAGTAGCCATCCTGAGCCAGGAAGAGAACACCAACATCTCCCTGCTGGTGGCCCGGCCTGAGAGCCAG CTAGCAAAGCGGTGGAAAGACAGTGACAGAGATGACTTCCTAGATGACTTTGGGTCTGAGAATGAAGGGGATCTTCGTGCTAGGAAGCTGAAGTCACCCCCTGCCCCGCAG ACTGGAAATGATGAGAAGGGTGCTCCTGATGGGGGCCCAGGCTTGAGCAACAGCCAGGAGCTGGACAGCGGGGTGGGCCGGACTGATGAGAGTACCCGGAATGAAGAGAGCTCTGAACATGACCTGCTGGGGGATGAGCCCCCCAGCACCACCAATACCCCTGGAAGCCTGCGCAAGTTTGGCCTGCAAGGGGATGCCCTGCAGAGCAGGGACTTCCACTTCAGCATGGACTCTCTGCTGGCTGAGGGGGCAGGACTGGGTGGGGCTGACCTGCCTGGGCTCACTGATGAGGAGTATGAACGCTACCGGGAACTACTGGAGATCAAGTGCCACCTGGAGAATGGCAACCAGCTAGGCAACTTCTTCTCCCGGGCCTCCAGTGGCAACGGTGCCCTGGACGTCAACCGAAATGAGAGCCTAGGCCATGAGATGGCCATGCTGGAAGAGGAGCTTCGGCACCTAGAGTTCAAGTGCCGCAACATTTTGCGGGCACAGAAGATGCAGCAGTTGCGGGAGCGCTGTATGAAGGCTtggctgcaggaggaggagagcctCTATGACCTGGCAGCCAGTGAGCCCAAAAAGCACGAGCTGTCTGATATCTCTGAACTGCCAGAGAAATCAGATAAGGATAGCACCAGCGCCTACAACACTGGGGAGAGCTGCCGGAGCACTCCGCTGCTCATGGAGCCTTTGCCTGAGATCCCCCTGAAGCGATCTGCTGCGGGCAATTCCAATTTGAACCGGACCCCTTCTGGCCCTCCTGTCACCGCCCACCCCAAAGGGGCTTCTTCACCTGGAAGCCCTGCCAAGTTCCGATCACTCTCTCGGGATCCTGAGGTGGGCCGGAGACAGCACTCAGAGGAGCGTGTCCGACGCAGCACCAAGACAGGTGTTACTCTGGAGCGTGTAGTTCCCGAAGGCAGCCCTTACCTCTCCAGGCGTCATCGTGGCCAGGAGAGTGAGCATTACCAGAGCTGTGTGCAGTTGACCCCGCCACGTACCCTGGAGGATCTGGGCCATGGCTCCTTGAGCTTGGCTAGTGGTCCTCGGGTGGGTGGGGTGGTGGCCGCAGCTGTCGAAGTACCCCGCATGGAATGGAAGGTGAAGGTGCGAAGTGATGGAACCCGCTATGTGGCCAAGCGGCCTGTGCGAGATCGGCTGCTGAAGGCTAGGGCCCTGAAAATACGGGAAGAGCGCAGCGGCATGACCACTGATGATGATGCAGTGAGTGAGATGAAGATGGGCCGCTACTGGAGcaaggaagagaggaagcagCACCTGATCCGAGCACGGGAGCAGCGGAAGAGGCGTGAGTTCATGATGCAGAGCCGCCTGGAGTGTCTGAGGGAGCAGCAAAATGGCGACAGCAAGCCTGAGCTCAACATTATTGCCCTGAGCCACCGTAAGACCAtgaagaagagaaacaagaagaTCCTGGACAACTGGATCACCATCCAAGAGATGCTGGCCCACGGTGCCCGCTCAGCTGATGGAAAAAGAATCTATAACCCTCTGCTCTCTGTCACCACTGTCTGA